The Triticum aestivum cultivar Chinese Spring chromosome 7B, IWGSC CS RefSeq v2.1, whole genome shotgun sequence genome window below encodes:
- the LOC123158670 gene encoding uncharacterized protein, producing the protein MNTNHVLSEFKHKNKSITFSKLMVKRIFNVPSGDRPVKLLKKSDEHDLRSIYKEGNRAPIAHVVKLLTSCSEEDVVMINRTWALLAMATVLCPGTGNMVNLEYLASLEDMSLVHEFAWDEHLLARAMEEVGVFQEKKRMQANIEKEFQIASCLPMLAIIYMDHVDIPVGLPNEHAIDYSVPRISFVCQKDFEWLDKVDKNKLTLVQPFYGKHTHIRSLCNTPYATQLVGQEVGAEAATEKGVGAEAPSGQGSQIQGAEIQAKDSQSNEAQQNVDAEPHLSSSLNDWLQQSFPSMQDLRVPTQFQMLYDKHKGIFASEVDDVVGMFGQCLKGLQCNRMAALLRDVGDAITATSEPNFSFEAPIMDECRGKENDAKAANAGIGAQAQAEGTTPSINKDEVTGLKQQVATEAAETPEQQRVSFEMEGNVSPHSPPLFYDAPRSVTAGIWDDEPSSELFPKDSEEYEMMHCTDEPITKKSAVSPIFENIPVFTVSDDDDSPTPKMVTTAEQIVDASSGPSTHDKNTRKKRMAKVPAVKNTKAKKQKVDAAAATYEKYVKHGKPLRRSHANEQVTPFIKIGGFYIGYKKFLVCFKPRGDMNDEVMSLCIEMNNVASRAASGTNLKKYMFSVHAGILLKQDPTTFQPAKLIPELERVVTKFKANKYDLLFVTIVHEKHWIIVCANLLYKQWNVFDSIHSKGKQSPLKKQANNLITNFAALAQEYSQFNVNVGSFARVDLEDYPKQDNLCDCGFFGLKYVENFDGKSMKEFNQEDVAQYRMDVAHNLCTHPMNNAPMEWAFKEELSA; encoded by the exons ATGAACACGAATCACGTACTCTCTGAgttcaaacacaagaacaaatctaTCACCTTCAGCAAGCTTATGGTGAAAAGGATTTTCAACGTGCCATCCGGTGATAGACCCGTGAAGCTTCTAAAGAAGAGTGATGAACATGATCTTCGCAGCATCTACAAGGAGGGGAATAGGGCTCCAATCGCCCATGTTGTCAAGTTGCTCACTAGTTGCAGTGAGGAGGACGTGGTTATGATAAATAGGACTTGGGCACTCCTTGCGATGGCAACAGTTTTGTGCCCAGGCACGGGCAATATGGTGAATCTCGAGTATCTTGCTTCCCTCGAAGATATGTCTTTGGTGCATGAATTCGCTTGGGATGAGCACTTGTTGGCACGAGCTATGGAGGAGGTTGGAGTCTTTCAAGAGAAGAAGAGGATGCAAGCAAACATAGAAAAAGAGTTTCAGATTGCTTCATGCCTTCCCATGTTAGCG ATCATATACATGGATCATGTTGATATCCCGGTTGGCCTCCCAAATGAGCATGCTATTGATTATTCCGTGCCAAGGATAAGTTTTGTTTGCCAAAAGGATTTTGAGTGGTTGGATAAAGTTGACAAAAACAAGCTCACTCTTGTCCAACCTTTCTACGGGAAACACACCCAT ATCCGGAGTTTGTGCAACACCCCCTATGCAACACAACTTGTGGGACAGGAAGTTGGTGCTGAAGCAGCTACTGAGAAGGGAGTTGGTGCTGAAGCACCTAGTGGCCAAGGCAGCCAAATTCAAGGTGCTGAAATTCAAGCAAAGGACTCTCAATCAAATGAGGCTCAACAAAATGTTGATGCTGAACCACACCTATCATCATCGCTCAACGATTGGCTGCAGCAATCATTCCCTAGCATGCAAGATCTAAGG GTACCAACTCAGTTTCAAATGCTTTACGACAAGCACAAGGGTATTTTTGCATCGGAGGTGGATGATGTTGTTGGCATGTTTGGACAGTGTTTAAAGGGATTGCAGTGCAACCGGATGGCAGCCCTCCTTCGTGATGTTGGAGACGCCATCACAGCTACCAGTGAGCCCAACTTCTCCTTTGAAGCACCTATCATGGACGAATGTCGCGGAAAAGAGAATGATGCTAAAGCTGCAAATGCTGGCATTGGTGCTCAAGCTCAAGCTGAAGGTACAACACCTAGCATTAACAAGGATGAAGTCACCGGATTGAAGCAACAAGTTGCAACCGAGGCTGCTGAAACTCCTGAGCAACAACGAGTGAGTTTCGAGATGGAAGGCAACGTCTCACCTCACAGCCCCCCACTCTTCTATGATGCACCCAGGAGTGTGACAGCCGGCATTTGGGACGACGAGCCATCCAGTGAGTTGTTCCCAAAGGACTCCGAAGAGTACGAGATGATGCATTGCACGGATGAGCCTATAACCAAGAAGAGCGCAGTCAGCCCCATATTTGAAAACATCCCCGTGTTCACTGTTTCAGACGATGATGACAGCCCAA CTCCTAAGATGGTCACTACAGCAGAGCAAATTGTTGATGCAAGCAGTGGCCCTAGTACACATGACAAGAACACTAGGAAGAAGAGGATGGCCAAAGTTCCAGCCGTAAAAAATACCAAGGCAAAGAAGCAAAAGGTCGATGCAGCTGCAGCCACGTATGAGAAGTATGTAAAGCATGGGAAACCATTGAGAAGATCACATGCCAATGAACAAGT GACACCTTTCATAAAGATAGGTGGATTTTACATTGGATACAAGAAATTCCTGGTATGCTTCAAGCCTCGCGGGGATATGAATGATGAGGTTATGTCCCTATGTATCGAGATGAACAACGTAGCATCCCGTGCAGCAAGTGGTACTAATCTGAAGAAATACATGTTCTCAGTCCACGCGGGG ATCTTACTAAAACAAGACCCAACAACCTTCCAACCAGCAAAACTCATACCCGAGCTTGAAAGGGTTGTGACAAAGTTCAAGGCGAATAAATATGACCTC CTTTTTGTCACAATTGTTCATGAAAAGCATTGGATAATTGTTTGCGCAAACTTGCTATACAAGCAGTGGAATGTATTTGACTCAATCCATTCAAAAGGAAAACAATCTCCTTTGAAGAAGCAGGCCAATAACCTG ATCACAAACTTTGCAGCCCTCGCACAAGAGTACAGCCAATTCAATGTCAATGTTGGATCCTTCGCCCGTGTTGACCTAGAGGATTACCCAAAGCAAGATAATCT ATGTGATTGTGGCTTTTTCGGGCTCAAATATGTGGAGAACTTTGATGGGAAGTCAATGAAAGAGTTCAATCAG GAAGATGTGGCGCAATACCGCATGGATGTGGCACACAACCTTTGCACTCACCCAATGAACAATGCCCCAATGGAGTGGGCATTCAAGGAAGAGTTGTCGGCTTAA